A single region of the Aurantiacibacter sp. MUD11 genome encodes:
- a CDS encoding formylglycine-generating enzyme family protein, which produces MMLPKMRGIPPSTALATLPLSLLIAACGETPPEPAAEEPRQAADFATEASCQPTTERVVRIDGGTFAMGQEGIYAEEGPVRQTQVDGFWIDSHEVTNRRFAAFVADTQYVTLAEKPVPPELYGVPAEQIPPELLLPGSAVFTPPERPSMRYADWWTYVPGANWRKPYGPDGPEAQPDQPVVHLAFEDMLAFAEWAGGRLPSEAEWEFAASAGQPPVTQQPDGQSANSWQGAFPAVNLAEDGFSGIAPVGCFAANANGLYDMIGNVWEVTADYYAPGHEPADTVNPRGPGENAAYDPLNPVQPSRVMKGGSYLCAPNYCQRYRPAARQGRDPGLGASNVGFRLAYDAAPES; this is translated from the coding sequence ATGATGCTGCCGAAAATGCGCGGAATTCCTCCATCCACTGCTCTCGCCACGCTGCCATTGAGCCTGCTGATCGCCGCCTGCGGCGAGACGCCCCCCGAACCGGCGGCGGAAGAGCCACGCCAAGCTGCCGATTTCGCTACCGAGGCATCCTGTCAGCCGACCACGGAACGCGTGGTGCGGATCGACGGCGGCACCTTCGCCATGGGGCAGGAGGGCATCTATGCCGAGGAAGGCCCGGTGCGGCAGACGCAGGTCGACGGTTTCTGGATCGACAGCCACGAGGTCACCAACCGCCGCTTCGCCGCCTTCGTCGCCGACACGCAATATGTGACGCTGGCGGAAAAGCCCGTGCCGCCGGAACTCTACGGCGTGCCTGCCGAGCAGATTCCGCCCGAACTGCTGTTGCCGGGGTCGGCGGTCTTCACGCCGCCCGAGCGGCCGTCGATGCGCTACGCCGACTGGTGGACCTATGTGCCGGGGGCGAACTGGCGAAAGCCTTACGGCCCCGATGGCCCGGAGGCGCAGCCCGACCAGCCCGTGGTGCACCTCGCCTTCGAGGACATGCTGGCCTTCGCCGAGTGGGCGGGCGGGCGCTTGCCGAGCGAGGCGGAGTGGGAATTCGCGGCGTCGGCAGGCCAGCCGCCCGTCACGCAGCAGCCCGATGGCCAGAGCGCCAACAGCTGGCAGGGCGCATTCCCGGCAGTGAACCTTGCCGAGGACGGCTTTTCAGGTATCGCCCCGGTGGGGTGCTTCGCGGCGAACGCCAACGGGCTCTACGACATGATCGGCAATGTCTGGGAAGTGACCGCCGACTACTACGCGCCGGGGCATGAGCCCGCCGACACGGTCAATCCACGCGGCCCCGGTGAAAATGCCGCCTACGATCCGCTGAACCCGGTGCAGCCCAGCCGGGTGATGAAGGGCGGGTCCTACCTCTGCGCGCCGAACTATTGCCAGCGCTATCGCCCGGCGGCGCGGCAGGGCCGCGATCCGGGTCTGGGCGCCAGCAATGTCGGCTTCCGGCTGGCCTATGACGCGGCGCCGGAGAGCTAG
- a CDS encoding nuclear transport factor 2 family protein — protein MNLIRKCMTLLAAIGVAMATPALAQDYDYPDNYAADRAEIEDLMARYLFAMDYGDLDAYVATFTPDGSIEFASGTFTGHAEIREAVGRFKDAIGQFYTTEDGSPAALRHVLLQSVVRVEGDRAWSTSLWMEMANDGPGDSFKMGTFGIYEDELVRVDGRWLFSRRVVLNEFLEGRESGPDNPVRDIDAAAQAYREATAE, from the coding sequence ATGAACCTGATCCGCAAATGTATGACGCTGCTTGCAGCCATTGGCGTCGCCATGGCCACGCCGGCGCTGGCGCAGGACTACGATTACCCCGACAACTACGCCGCCGACCGGGCCGAGATCGAAGACCTGATGGCGCGCTACCTGTTCGCCATGGATTATGGCGATCTCGACGCCTACGTCGCCACTTTCACCCCGGATGGCTCCATCGAGTTCGCCAGCGGCACATTCACGGGGCACGCCGAAATTCGCGAAGCGGTGGGCCGCTTCAAGGACGCCATCGGGCAGTTCTACACCACCGAGGATGGCTCGCCCGCCGCGCTGCGCCACGTGCTGCTGCAATCGGTCGTCCGCGTCGAAGGCGACCGCGCCTGGTCCACCTCGCTGTGGATGGAGATGGCCAACGACGGCCCCGGCGACAGCTTCAAGATGGGCACCTTCGGCATCTACGAGGACGAACTGGTCCGCGTCGACGGGCGCTGGCTGTTCAGCCGCCGCGTGGTGCTGAACGAGTTCCTCGAAGGCCGCGAATCCGGGCCGGACAACCCGGTGCGCGACATCGATGCCGCCGCCCAGGCTTACCGCGAAGCCACGGCCGAGTAG
- a CDS encoding PQQ-dependent dehydrogenase, methanol/ethanol family: MMMLLRPALAAGLMLAGLSGASGQTDNSQAPGQSVDWQNTGRTYDEQRFSPLSQIHAGNVGQLGLAWYADLTTDRGQEATPVVADGVLYNVEPWNIVTAYDAATGRQLWRFDPQVPLRFGRLACCDIVSRGLAYSDGKVFVGTLDGRLIALDGASGEPVWSILTVDNSEGYTITGAPRVYGDKVLIGNGGAEIGVRGYVSAYDAATGEMLWRWHTVPGDPALGFENDAMAIAAVTWTGEWWHRGGGGTVWDSISYDEDLGLVYIGTGNGSPWVQHWRSPGGGDNLYLASIVALDVETGEYRWHYQTVPGEQWDYTATQNMILADLMIDGRLRQVLMQAPKNGFFYVLDRATGELISAETIAPINWATGIDMATGRPIENPEARYGTIPVMVSPGAGGAHNWNPMAFSPQTGLAYIPVTETYMAYAAAEEYDPEVGTLGTAWSGHDDIRREIATYADEHSKGWLSAWDPVTQTERWRVPYAQKGSGGVLVTAGNLVFQGTIGTTFAAYRADTGEKVWEMPVQNVPIAAPITYMVDGVQYVAVNAGWGGGLAHVERNAYSDLLLGPPRLLVFRLGGEAQLPPMPAESFVVPELNPPPPATADAETVALGEQLYGQNCALCHGTAARGGVKDLRHMSPETHEAFADIVLGGSLQANGMASFADTLSASQAAAVHAYLIFRANEDWNADTGREAQ, encoded by the coding sequence ATGATGATGCTGCTGCGTCCTGCCCTTGCGGCGGGGCTGATGCTGGCGGGCCTCTCCGGGGCCAGCGGCCAGACGGACAATAGCCAAGCGCCGGGCCAGTCGGTGGACTGGCAGAACACCGGGCGCACCTACGATGAGCAGCGTTTCAGCCCGCTGAGCCAGATCCATGCCGGCAATGTCGGCCAGCTTGGCCTCGCCTGGTATGCCGACCTCACCACCGACCGCGGGCAGGAGGCGACGCCCGTGGTCGCCGATGGCGTGCTCTACAATGTCGAGCCGTGGAACATCGTCACCGCATACGACGCGGCGACCGGGCGACAGTTGTGGCGGTTCGATCCGCAGGTTCCGTTGCGCTTCGGCCGGCTGGCGTGCTGCGACATCGTCAGCCGCGGTCTCGCCTATTCCGATGGCAAGGTCTTCGTCGGCACGCTGGACGGGCGGCTGATCGCTTTGGACGGTGCCAGCGGCGAACCCGTCTGGTCCATCCTGACCGTCGACAATTCCGAAGGCTACACCATCACCGGGGCGCCGCGCGTCTATGGCGACAAAGTGCTGATCGGCAACGGCGGCGCGGAGATCGGCGTGCGCGGATACGTCTCAGCCTATGATGCCGCGACGGGCGAGATGCTGTGGCGCTGGCATACCGTGCCCGGCGATCCCGCGCTCGGTTTCGAGAACGACGCCATGGCCATCGCCGCCGTCACCTGGACCGGCGAGTGGTGGCACCGTGGCGGTGGTGGCACGGTGTGGGATTCAATCAGCTACGATGAAGACCTGGGCCTAGTCTACATCGGCACCGGCAACGGCTCACCCTGGGTGCAGCACTGGCGCAGCCCCGGCGGCGGCGACAACCTCTACCTCGCCTCCATCGTCGCACTCGACGTGGAGACCGGCGAATACCGCTGGCACTACCAGACCGTGCCTGGCGAGCAGTGGGACTACACCGCCACGCAGAACATGATCCTGGCCGACCTGATGATCGACGGGCGCTTGCGGCAGGTGCTGATGCAGGCGCCCAAGAACGGCTTCTTCTACGTGCTCGACCGCGCAACCGGAGAGCTGATCAGCGCCGAGACCATCGCGCCGATCAACTGGGCGACCGGTATCGACATGGCGACGGGCCGCCCGATCGAGAACCCCGAAGCACGCTACGGCACTATCCCGGTCATGGTCAGTCCCGGCGCGGGCGGCGCGCACAACTGGAACCCGATGGCCTTCTCGCCGCAGACCGGCCTCGCCTACATCCCCGTCACCGAGACCTACATGGCCTATGCAGCTGCCGAGGAATACGATCCCGAGGTCGGCACGCTCGGCACCGCATGGAGCGGGCATGACGACATCCGCCGGGAAATCGCCACTTATGCGGACGAGCATTCGAAGGGCTGGCTTTCCGCCTGGGACCCGGTGACGCAGACCGAACGCTGGCGCGTGCCTTATGCCCAGAAGGGCAGCGGCGGCGTGCTGGTGACGGCGGGGAACCTCGTCTTCCAGGGCACCATCGGCACCACCTTTGCCGCCTATCGCGCCGATACCGGCGAGAAGGTGTGGGAGATGCCGGTGCAGAACGTGCCGATTGCCGCGCCCATCACCTACATGGTGGACGGCGTGCAATATGTCGCCGTCAACGCCGGTTGGGGCGGCGGCCTCGCCCATGTGGAGCGAAACGCCTATTCCGACCTGCTCCTCGGCCCGCCACGCCTGCTGGTGTTCCGCCTCGGCGGGGAGGCGCAGTTACCGCCGATGCCAGCCGAGAGCTTCGTGGTGCCAGAACTCAACCCGCCGCCGCCGGCGACGGCAGATGCCGAAACGGTGGCGCTGGGTGAACAGCTCTACGGCCAGAACTGCGCGCTGTGCCACGGCACGGCCGCGCGCGGCGGGGTGAAGGACCTGCGCCACATGTCGCCCGAGACGCACGAGGCTTTTGCCGACATCGTGCTGGGCGGCAGCTTGCAGGCCAATGGGATGGCCAGCTTCGCCGATACGCTGTCAGCCAGCCAGGCTGCTGCCGTGCATGCATACCTGATTTTCCGGGCGAACGAGGACTGGAACGCCGACACAGGGAGGGAAGCCCAATGA